The following are encoded together in the Bacteroidales bacterium MB20-C3-3 genome:
- a CDS encoding site-specific integrase: protein MAKASIVILEKNRRADGTYPVQVRIFNNGKHAYMDTEISANNWELTIQKDSSVLGISDRRLYRRADDFLKRVEDVMNTLALDDLTAREIKEAVILEIRKSKRSATGINLIDFLEMRIAVLKAKGKSGMAANVKTLKNSLVKFIERPILFSNEIKPRFLEKYQEHLRNQGLNETSQYNMLKELRTTFNAAIEEYNDEDEGDFVIKNYPFRKYKLKQPQTEHRGLYAEDIIPLYRQYDNYNSLSSRERLALDVYFLSFFLIGINSVDLYNLQANSLKSGRLIYNRTKVKNRREDKGRTSVLIEPEAMKILKTYLANKSSGMLLRFSETYSTPANFNHAISSGLKGLCEKAGITRITYYSARHSWATIARNNCEVTKDDINLALNHIEQNRAMRTTDIYIRPSYTRIDQANRKVIDHFFAELQSSLEKASPPPLSEATVPQSPEEKQ from the coding sequence ATGGCAAAAGCATCAATAGTTATTCTTGAAAAAAACAGAAGAGCTGACGGAACCTACCCTGTTCAGGTGAGAATCTTCAATAATGGCAAACATGCCTATATGGATACTGAGATTTCAGCGAACAACTGGGAATTAACGATTCAGAAGGATAGCTCTGTGCTGGGGATTAGTGACAGAAGGTTATACAGGAGAGCGGATGACTTCCTTAAGAGAGTAGAGGACGTGATGAACACCCTCGCTCTTGATGATCTCACTGCAAGGGAAATAAAAGAGGCTGTTATACTTGAGATACGGAAGAGTAAGCGCTCTGCAACGGGTATTAACCTAATTGATTTTCTTGAGATGCGAATCGCCGTTCTTAAAGCAAAGGGGAAAAGCGGGATGGCTGCTAATGTAAAAACTCTGAAAAACTCTCTCGTTAAATTCATTGAGCGCCCTATATTGTTTTCAAACGAGATCAAACCACGCTTCCTGGAGAAATATCAAGAGCATCTGAGGAATCAAGGATTAAACGAGACAAGTCAATACAATATGCTGAAAGAGTTGCGTACAACTTTCAATGCGGCAATAGAGGAATACAATGACGAAGACGAAGGCGATTTTGTAATTAAGAATTATCCTTTTCGGAAATACAAATTAAAGCAACCTCAAACAGAGCACCGAGGGCTATATGCGGAAGATATTATTCCACTATACCGGCAGTATGACAATTATAACAGTCTCTCAAGCAGAGAGCGACTGGCCCTTGATGTGTATTTCTTATCGTTTTTCCTGATTGGGATAAACTCTGTAGATCTATACAACCTTCAAGCAAATAGCCTTAAATCCGGAAGGCTGATATATAACAGGACAAAGGTTAAGAATAGAAGAGAAGATAAGGGGCGGACGAGTGTCCTAATTGAACCGGAAGCAATGAAGATCTTAAAAACATATCTCGCTAACAAGTCTTCCGGCATGCTGTTGCGTTTTTCAGAGACATACTCTACCCCTGCCAACTTCAATCACGCCATTTCTTCAGGTCTTAAGGGATTATGTGAGAAAGCGGGCATCACCCGTATTACTTACTACTCAGCCCGACACTCATGGGCAACTATTGCAAGAAATAATTGTGAAGTTACAAAAGACGACATTAACCTAGCACTAAATCATATCGAACAAAACAGGGCAATGCGAACAACGGATATATACATTAGACCGAGTTACACCCGCATTGACCAGGCGAATAGGAAAGTCATTGATCATTTCTTCGCTGAGCTGCAATCGTCTTTGGAGAAAGCATCTCCCCCTCCCCTATCAGAAGCCACCGTTCCTCAATCTCCGGAAGAAAAACAATAA
- a CDS encoding phage antirepressor KilAC domain-containing protein, with translation MNTQLDRPVLSTFEYQGHLVSFSKFDNVMINATEMAKVFDKEPKFWLLNKSTSEFLNELAKVRNLTLEKLVVVTKGGVNSGTWMQEDVAIEFARWLSPAFAIWCNDRIKELGKYGLTATPERLEELINNPDLLIKIATELKNERAERERISKVNESLNATIQHQAPRVLFARAVETSQRSILIGELAKILKQNGIEIGQNRLFTELRNTGYLCRKGDYYNTPTQQAMELGLFEIKKTSITKPDGTTLVTTTTKVTGKGQIYFVNKFLKRKQHQTA, from the coding sequence ATGAATACACAATTAGACAGACCTGTTCTCTCAACTTTTGAATACCAAGGCCATTTGGTGTCATTTTCAAAGTTTGATAATGTTATGATCAACGCAACTGAGATGGCAAAGGTGTTTGACAAAGAGCCAAAGTTTTGGTTGTTAAATAAATCTACATCGGAATTTCTCAACGAATTGGCCAAAGTAAGAAATCTAACTTTGGAAAAATTAGTAGTAGTAACAAAAGGTGGTGTTAACTCCGGCACGTGGATGCAAGAGGATGTTGCTATTGAATTTGCGCGATGGCTTTCTCCGGCTTTTGCCATATGGTGCAATGATCGGATTAAAGAGCTCGGGAAGTATGGCCTAACTGCGACACCTGAAAGACTTGAGGAACTAATCAACAATCCTGACCTCCTCATTAAAATTGCAACCGAGTTGAAAAACGAGAGGGCAGAGAGAGAGCGTATTTCAAAAGTCAATGAGTCTCTTAACGCCACTATACAACATCAGGCTCCGAGGGTACTATTCGCCAGAGCGGTTGAAACATCACAAAGATCTATCCTCATTGGCGAGCTTGCCAAAATCTTGAAACAAAACGGAATTGAAATAGGTCAGAACAGGCTCTTCACAGAGCTGCGCAACACCGGTTATCTATGCAGAAAGGGAGACTACTACAATACGCCTACACAACAAGCAATGGAGTTAGGCTTATTTGAGATCAAGAAGACCTCTATTACAAAGCCGGATGGAACGACCCTGGTTACTACTACCACAAAAGTAACCGGTAAAGGGCAAATATACTTTGTCAATAAGTTCCTCAAAAGAAAACAACATCAAACTGCATAA
- a CDS encoding AAA family ATPase encodes MKQIKLRSLELLNFKGGTMSINFSETTTIEGDNGTGKTRVFDAFTWLLFGKNSAGDSVFDIKTLDENNEPIHRLTHEVKGLLDVDGKEVVLCRSYAENWKKPRGKEELVMDGHSTTYFINTITVSQAEYEKFVSDMCLESQFKLLTNPLAFNSLSWEKQRSVLFDMAGGVDPRMVLIGKNSYLDLLERMGDMEDKRYREMLRNKISKCKETLEKINPAIEELNRMMPSELNWASLEQLVQDKKKDVETITASLSSYTEKMNVRNQSIMDRSNKVLELRQQMAEMVAIAKNRTMQSFYEEMDKWTRSKGERDKEAIRAQELKQQQSSLVAMIDEKQKAIEAKTQEWYKVNDVKVIIDKSKFACQYCGTEFTPDKIISIQEKALETFQQEKAIKLEKITKEGKALTAERDALKEKLAAIVLELGGVKLTSELPPKPVQPEFEYTPDDVYANLKQRIEELSAENDEQIDTEEQSMLKKRLEETIAQIQDLNKTLQDKGLITKYKSRIRELEEQEKSINQELSGHEGEEQLLLEYSKLMMEAVESAVSSKFEFVKFKLFNKQINGGETPTCQAMVNGVPFQSLNNAMRINAGLDIIRALQNHIGIAAPIFIDNRESVVKITPMNCQIINLVVNKEFKTLNIS; translated from the coding sequence ATGAAACAAATCAAACTACGATCACTTGAACTATTGAATTTCAAAGGAGGGACAATGAGTATTAACTTCAGTGAGACCACTACTATTGAGGGTGATAACGGAACTGGTAAGACAAGGGTATTTGACGCATTTACCTGGCTACTATTCGGCAAAAACTCAGCCGGAGACTCTGTTTTTGACATTAAGACACTTGATGAAAACAACGAACCAATACACAGGCTCACACACGAAGTGAAGGGGCTGCTTGATGTGGATGGAAAAGAGGTTGTCCTATGCAGATCCTACGCAGAGAACTGGAAGAAGCCTCGCGGAAAAGAAGAATTGGTTATGGATGGTCACTCAACGACCTATTTTATCAACACAATTACCGTCTCTCAGGCGGAATATGAAAAGTTTGTCAGCGATATGTGCCTTGAATCTCAATTCAAGCTGTTGACTAATCCACTAGCCTTTAATTCTCTTTCTTGGGAAAAACAAAGAAGCGTGCTCTTTGATATGGCCGGGGGTGTTGATCCTAGAATGGTGCTAATAGGGAAGAATAGCTACCTGGACCTATTGGAGAGAATGGGAGATATGGAAGATAAGAGGTATCGTGAAATGCTAAGAAATAAAATCAGCAAGTGTAAAGAGACCCTAGAGAAGATAAATCCGGCCATAGAGGAGCTCAATCGTATGATGCCATCAGAGCTGAATTGGGCATCACTTGAACAATTGGTTCAGGACAAAAAAAAGGATGTAGAGACAATTACCGCATCCCTCTCCTCTTATACAGAGAAAATGAATGTCAGGAACCAGTCCATAATGGATAGGTCTAACAAGGTGTTAGAATTGAGGCAACAAATGGCAGAGATGGTGGCGATAGCTAAGAACAGAACGATGCAATCTTTCTACGAAGAGATGGATAAATGGACCAGATCGAAAGGGGAGCGCGATAAAGAGGCTATAAGAGCACAAGAATTAAAGCAGCAACAATCAAGCTTAGTTGCTATGATTGATGAAAAGCAAAAAGCAATAGAAGCAAAGACCCAGGAATGGTATAAGGTTAATGATGTCAAAGTGATTATTGACAAATCCAAGTTCGCTTGCCAGTATTGCGGGACTGAATTCACTCCGGATAAAATAATTTCAATTCAAGAAAAGGCTCTTGAGACATTTCAGCAAGAAAAAGCAATCAAACTAGAAAAGATCACAAAAGAAGGGAAAGCCCTAACTGCAGAAAGGGATGCCCTGAAAGAAAAGCTTGCAGCAATCGTATTAGAGCTAGGAGGGGTCAAACTCACTTCAGAGCTTCCTCCAAAGCCGGTGCAACCAGAGTTTGAATACACTCCTGACGATGTATACGCAAACCTTAAACAGAGAATTGAAGAATTATCAGCAGAAAACGACGAACAGATAGACACTGAAGAACAGTCAATGCTCAAAAAAAGGCTAGAAGAGACAATCGCTCAAATACAGGATCTAAACAAGACCCTACAGGATAAGGGACTGATAACTAAATATAAGTCTCGCATCAGGGAGTTAGAAGAGCAAGAAAAATCAATCAATCAGGAGTTATCAGGACATGAGGGAGAAGAGCAATTACTTCTTGAATACTCAAAACTAATGATGGAAGCTGTTGAGAGCGCTGTATCATCTAAGTTTGAATTTGTCAAATTCAAGCTGTTCAATAAGCAAATCAACGGAGGAGAAACACCTACTTGCCAAGCGATGGTAAATGGCGTCCCGTTTCAGTCGCTAAACAATGCAATGCGTATCAATGCAGGATTAGACATTATCAGAGCATTACAAAATCACATAGGCATAGCAGCCCCCATCTTTATTGACAATAGGGAGTCTGTAGTTAAGATTACCCCTATGAATTGTCAGATCATCAACCTAGTAGTCAACAAGGAATTTAAAACACTTAATATATCTTAA
- a CDS encoding recombinase RecT has protein sequence MAENTPIKKTRADIIKEAMSAQSVQEQFKNALDKNAGPFTASLIDLYVGDNKLQACDPKAVIMEALKAAVLKLPINKALGFAYIIPFNISVKNPDNTYTSVPTPTFIVGYKGLIQLAMRTGQYKHINADVVYEGELGVKNKLTGEIDLSGEAISDKIIGYFCYFELLNGFSKTLYMPVEKMAAYAKKYAPTIKYSTDITVEKLIALGTSGVSGGSVGWTGDFTSMALKTVTRNLLSKYGYLSIEMQQAIVEDRDYDYEDEPRTNRLNEAGSKVINTKSIEYTEEGQPTQSEPEKPNFG, from the coding sequence ATGGCAGAAAACACACCAATAAAAAAAACACGCGCTGACATAATCAAAGAGGCTATGAGCGCACAATCTGTTCAAGAACAGTTTAAAAACGCTCTTGATAAAAACGCAGGACCGTTCACTGCTTCTCTCATTGATCTTTATGTGGGAGATAATAAATTACAGGCTTGCGACCCTAAGGCTGTTATCATGGAGGCCCTGAAGGCTGCTGTGCTAAAACTCCCTATAAATAAGGCTCTGGGATTTGCATATATAATTCCATTCAATATAAGCGTCAAAAATCCCGACAACACCTATACATCAGTCCCTACTCCAACCTTCATTGTGGGCTATAAAGGTTTAATACAACTAGCAATGAGAACCGGTCAGTACAAGCACATCAACGCAGATGTTGTGTACGAGGGAGAACTTGGAGTGAAAAATAAACTCACCGGGGAAATTGACCTATCCGGAGAAGCCATATCAGACAAGATCATTGGTTACTTCTGCTATTTTGAATTGCTGAATGGTTTCTCAAAGACCCTGTATATGCCGGTTGAAAAGATGGCCGCATATGCTAAGAAGTACGCCCCTACAATTAAGTATAGCACAGATATCACTGTTGAAAAGCTCATAGCCCTTGGCACTTCGGGAGTTAGCGGCGGTTCGGTTGGATGGACCGGAGATTTTACCTCTATGGCTTTAAAAACTGTCACTAGGAACCTGCTTTCAAAATATGGCTACCTCTCTATTGAGATGCAACAGGCTATTGTCGAGGATAGGGACTATGATTATGAAGACGAACCTCGTACTAACAGACTGAACGAAGCAGGGAGTAAGGTAATTAACACTAAAAGCATTGAGTATACAGAGGAGGGACAACCCACTCAGTCCGAACCAGAAAAACCCAATTTTGGCTAA